The Pseudomonadota bacterium genome segment CGAAGCGGAGACGTCCTCGTCGTAGGCGAAGGTGCGGACGCGGCCCTCTTCGGCCTTGAAGGGCGGGCGGACGAGGAAGCGCGGCATCACCAGACCGAGGTAACGCGCGTCCTCGGTCTCGCGCAGGCCCTTCCACTTGGTGTACTGCGGCGCCTCGAAGAGCCCCTCGAGGTCCTTGAGGTAAGGCAGGTTGGAGAAGTCCTTCTCCTCGGCGCCGAAGAGCGTCGGCGAGGCCGCAGCGATCACCGGCGCGTGGGCCATCGCGCCGACAGCGGCGAGATGGCGCAGCAGCGTGATGTCGCTGTTGCCGAGACCGAACTGGTAGTTGCAGACCATCGCCCCGTAGGGCTTGCCGCCGAACTGTCCGTACTCCGCGGTGTAGACCTGCCGATAGAGACCGGAGGTGGGGATTTCGGTGGCGTCCTCGAAGTCGTCGAGCAGCTCCTGCTTGGTGGCCTGAAGCAGGCTGATGCGGATGTTCTCGCGAAAATCAGTGCGGTCGACCAGCAGCTTGAGGCCACGCCAGGCCGACTCGATTTTCTGGAAGTCGGGATGGTGCAGGATGTGGTCGACTTGCTTGCCGATGCGGCGATCAATCTCGGCGATGACCACATCGATGACCTTGCGGTCGATGCGCTCGCCGGCGCTGCGGCGTCCGACGAGCTGGCCGATCAGCGCCTGGACGCTGGAACGAGCCTCGTCGTAGCCCTCCTGGGCCGGCCGCACCTTCATCTCGGAGACAATCGAATCGAGCAGCGAGGGCGCCTGCGCCTCGGCTGCGGGTGGGGTAACCTGCGCTTCTGTCTTGCCTTGGTTGGCCATGCTTTGCTCCTCCGCTCAGAATCCCTGGTTGTGTTTGGCTTATTCGTCTGAGCCCGAGCCCAGACCGAGCTCCGCCAGCAACTGCGAACGCTGCGCTGGATCGTCCAGCACGGCCTCGAGTCGCTTGCGGAAGCCAGGGATATTGCTCAAGGGTCCCTTGAGCACGGAGAGAGCATCTCGGAGGTCGACTAACTTGCGCAGCTCCGGCACCTGTTGACAGAGGGCGTCCGGGGAGAAGTCCTTCATGCCCTTGATCGAGAGCGCGACCGAGAGCTCACGCCCGGCGGCGGCCTCGCCCGTCAGGACCTCGGGGACGGAGGCGTTGACCTGCACATCCTGCGCGGCCAGCACGTCGTCGAAGTTGTCCTTGTCGATGCTGATGGCAGGGCGCTCCTCGATCGGGGTGTCGTCTTCGCGTCCGTTGAAGTCGCCCATCACCATGAAGCGGAAGGGCAGCTCGACGTCTTCCTGGTGGCCCCCTGTTTCAGGGCGGTAGACGATGTTGATCCGCTCTTTGGGAGCGACTGATCCCTCTTTGCCGGCCATCCTCTGCTCCTATTCTCTGCCGAGGGACTCGCACCCGAAGGCCACCCCGATCGGATAGCTGAGGCGAGTCGTCGTGTACAGAGGCCCGGGCAAAAAAAGCCTGGCTGTGCCTTCACGGCCGCGACCGAGGTGTCTCGCCGCGACCGGTCCAGCCCGGCTCCGCCCGTGCGCCCCGCACGGTTCATGCCAATTCTCGCGAGAATATCACCAAGGCGGGGGGCCCGACAAAGATCGGGTGCTGCATGGGGACCTGCGCCAGGCGGAGTCCAAGCGAAGGCTCGAGCGCCCGTCGGGCTCTAGCCCGGGCGCAGCCGGCAGGCCGCCTCGGCATCGACGCGCGCGACGAGGGCGAGGAGCTCCACCGACTCACGGCGCAGCGCGTCGGCGTGCTCGGCGCCGAGGCGCCCGACGAGCTGCTCGTTGCAGGCGAGCAGGGCGGTCGCGGCCGCGACCAGCAACTCGGGCTGCCATTCGAGGGCGGGCTGCTTGAGCTCGTCGAGGAGCCCGCGCAGCAGCGGCTGGCCGAGGTCGGCGGCCTGATGGGCCAGGCAGAGCTCGGCCAGCGCGAGGCGCACACGGAAGCGGTCGGGCTTGAGCCCGCAGGCATCGAGGCTCTCCTGCAGCAGGTGGCAGCCGGCGGCGAGGCCCTGGCCGGCGGCGGCCTCGCGGGCGGCGGCGACCTGCGCGACGAGCCAGGCCTCGCCCTCGCCAGGGGGTGGCGCTGCTGTCAGGGGCGGCGCTGCCTCAGCGGCGGGGCTCGCCGCAGGCGCGGTGGCAAGCTCGAGGCCGAGGATCGGCGCGATGCGGGCTCCGAGCCAGGCGGCCTCGTCAGGCTTCAGGTCGGCCAGGGAGCCGAGCGCGAGCACGGCAGCCGCGGCGTGGCCCGCGACCTCGGCGGCGGCAGCCTCGTGGTCGGTTCCCAGGGCGCTCAAGGCCTGCGCCAGCAGACAGATCGCGCGCGGGTTGAGCCCGCCACCGTCGGCGAGCACCGCCAGCAGCAGCTCGTCGACAACCGCGGGCGCTGCCTCGTGGGCGGCCTGCTCCAGCTCCCTGAGGCGGCGCGGGCTCAAGCTGGGCGCGGCGCGGTCGCCCTCCGGGACGACGCCGAGCATCGACGCCGCGAGCGCGAGCTGGTAGCCCAGGGCACGCCGTGGCGCCTGCCGCAGCTGGTATTCCCCGAGCAGCGCGAGACCGTCGTGCAGCAGCTCGAGCAGCGCCGCCGCCTGGTCGGCGTCCTCGATCCGCTCGGGCAGCAGGCGACCGGGAAGCGCGGGCTGGGGCACGCTTAAGGGCTGAGCCTGGAGTGCGGGCTCGGAAGCCAGCCGCGGCTCGGGCGCCGCCTCCGGCGGGGGCGGGGGCGCGGGCTCGGCCTCCGGCGCGGGTGCGGGCGCGGGTGCGGGCGGGGCCGGGGCGGGGGCGCTCTGCTCGACCAGCGCGGCCAGCGCGCCCTTGATCGCGCCGGTGGCGGCGCGCATCTCGCCCAGCTCGCCGTTGACCAGCGCGTCCAGCCGCTCGAAGTCCTCGGCGCATTGGCGCAGGGCGTCGTGGTCGGCGGCGACGGCCTCGGGTAGCGGATCGAGCGCGGCGGTCAGCCGCTGGGTCAGCCACGAGAAGGCGCCCGCGCGGCCGCGCTTGCGGCCCGGAGGTGGGAAGAGCTCGGCCAGATGCTCCTCCGCTAGCTGGCGATAGGCGCAGACGCCGGCCATCAGGCCCCCAAGGCCCTCGCGCTGCAGGAGCGCCACGCAGAGGGCCCCGAGCACGGACATATCCTTGGTGCGCTCGCGCAGCAGGGCGTCGGCGCAGTGCAGCACCGCGGCCCAGTCACAGACCTCGCCGTGCAACGAGCCGAGCTTGGCCACCTCGAGGTTGAGCTGCTCGAAGCGGGCGTCGTCGCGCCCGGCGTCACCGGCGAAGGCGTCGGGGCGAATCGGTTGGCACCAGCGTGCCGCGCGCTCGAGGATGGCCTGGGTCATGGGCGCTCGAGCAGCACGCGCAGGGGCTGCCCGGCGAGGACCTGGCGACCGGGTGGCCCGCCCTCGTCGGCCGGAGCGACGGTGGCCAGGTCGCAGATGGCATCGTCCTGCCAACGCGGGCACCAGAGCGCGGCCAGCGACTTGGGACTGAGCTGATCGAAGTGGATCATCAGGGTGCTATCGGTCCAGAGCGCGAGGGGGACGACGGGACTGCTATAGACCCGCTGCAGAATCGCTAACCACAGCGCCGCGTCGTTGATCGGCGCGGCCCCGAGCGGACAGCGCGTGCCGTAACGCACGCGCGCCTGGCTGGCGCTCGCCGCCCGAGCCACGCCCTCGAGCAAGCTCAGCGCCGCGCGCTGCCGAGGCAGCGCCCCCGCGCCGAAGATCGCGGCCATCGCTAGCGCGCCGTCGGTGCGATCGAGGTAGTGATCGTGGCGCGCCTGCGCCGCCTCGAGGTCCGCAGGCCTGGGCGCTTGAAGGCCGCGCACGGCCTCGGCCAATGTGTCGTGCGCGAGCTGCTCACGGCGCGCGAGCAGGCGCAAGGCGTCGTGCAGGAAGCGATGATAGGGCAGGGTCGGATGCGCCGCCGCGAGCGCAGCGAGCTCGAGCTCGGCAAAGATCACGAGCGGAAAGGAACGGCCGGCGCGGTCGGCGCTGGGCACGAAGAGCCCGAGCAAGCAGCGCGCGGGCCGCGCAGCGCCCTCGCCGTGGTAGAGGAAGAAGACGGGCGGCGCACCGGCGTAAACTGCGGCCCACTGCTCGAAGAGCCGATCGCCGGCCACCAGCGCCGCCGAGAGCCAGCGGTCGAAGCCGCGCACCAGCTCGCTGCCGGCCTCGTGGCGCAGGAAGTCGCCGGCCGTCGGATGCTTGCCAAAAAGCCCCACGCTCACGGCACCCATTTGATCAGCTCGTTCCATCAGCTCGTTCCATCGGTTGGGCAATCCCCCGGGGCTTCGACGCTCGGCCGCGCACCCCGCGCCAGCGTCAGCAGCAGTCCAGCGTCAGCGGCAGTCCAGCGTCAGCGACAATCCAGCGTCAGCGACAATCCAGCGTCAGTAGGCCGAAGAGCGGATGAGCGCTGCGCGAGGGGCGTACGTCCATCGGGATGCGTATCTTGCCCTGCTGGAAGCTCCACTCCGCCTGATACCAGCCGCCCTCACGTCGCACCTTGGCGCGCCCCATCAGATGCGGCAACGACCAGTCCCCATCGTAGCTGATCTCCTCGCGGAGGCCCGCCCCACCGCGCACGACGATGCGACTGCGGCCGCCCTGGCCGCGCCACTCGAGCGTCCACAGCTCGGGCGGGCCATTGCGATAGGTCATCGCGCGCCCCTCGACCTCGAGCACGATCTCACTGATCTGGTAGCCGGCGCCCGCCGCCAGAATCGCGGGCCGCGGTCGCACCTCGAAGCGCAGCAGTGGGGTCTCGCTGCCAAAGGGGAAGAGCGCGCGGCTGACCTGCCAGGCGCGGTTGATGAACGCCACCACGGGTGCGGGGACCGTGCCATCGGCGTCGGGCTCGAAGTGATCGCCGCGACGCGGCAGGCGCTCGCGCAGCTGCGCGTCGTAATAGCTCCAGACGGTGCCCCGGGGCGCGAAGAATTCGATCACGTCCTGCATCAAGGCATCGCGGCCCGAGCGCGCGAAGGGGTAGCGCCCCGCCAACCGCTCGCTGAAGCCCGCGCATAGCTCGTTGCTGAAGGAGCGACCGGAACGCCCGGCCTGTTCGGCCCGCGCGGTGCTGTCGGTCATCTGCAGCGGCGCGAAGAAGAGATCCTGTACCAGCCGGCGCAGGCCACCGGGCAGCAAGGCCAACACGCCCTTGGTGACGCGCTGCGCGTCCTCCAGGACCTTCGGCACCTGCGCGGCCCCGCCGCCGCTCTGCTGCTTGAGCTCGGCCGCGAGGGCCTCGCGCACGGCCTCGAGCTGCTCGAGGTACTGGCGCAGGCCCGAGACCTGCGCGCGCCCGTCGGCGCCGTCGCCCGGCACCACCAGCTCGTGCAGCGGCCGGAAGGCCTCGCTGACAGGGGTGTCGGCCTCAGCCAACGCCCGCCCCGCGACCTTGTCGAGCCCGAGGCGCTGGGCCGAGCTGAGCGCGCGGCCGGCGCGACCGCGGACCAGGCGCGAGGCGCCCCTCAGCGAGGCGGTGGGCGCGTCGACCAGCGGCAGCTCGGTGTTATGAACGACGGCCGCGAAGAGGTCATCGTAGAGTGCGGGCGGATCGGTCAGCCGTTCGAGCAGGCGCAGGGCGTCGGCCGCGGTCGAAGGCTGCTGGACCGAAACCCCGCGCAGGAAGCGCTGCCACGCGGCGACGTACTGCTCGAAGTAGCGCTGTCGCAGCCGCGCCGTGAGGTCCTTTCCCTCCTCCTCGCCGAGCACCCAGGGCTCGACGCCCCCGCCGACGACGGCGCGCTGGGCCAGCCGCGCGCGGATGAAGCGCGACCAGCCCTGGCGCGTGTAGATGCCCGGCACGTCATATTGCGCGCTGATCACCGTCTGGATGCGGCCACGCAGCAGCTCGCGCAGCTTCAGCGGTTGCAGGCGCTGCGCCGCCTGGCCGACCATCCGCCGATACTCCGCGTCGCGCGAGCGGAGCGCCTGGCGCGTGTTGCGAATCACCGACTCGTCGCGGTCGAGCCAGCCCGCGCGCCCGGCCGCCAGCGAGGTCAGGTAGCGGCGGGCGTTGCGCTCGAGCAGCTCACCCTCGCTGGCCACGTCGGGGTGCAGGCGCTTGCGCCACTGCTCGAGCAGCACGGGCACGGCGAAGTCGAGGTCGAGGCGCTTGCGGTCGGTGACCATCAGATACGCCTTCAGCAGGTCGAAGTCCCGAGGCGTCTCCTTGCTCGCGGCATCGGCGGCGCTGGCGACATCGACGAGCGTGGCCTCGAGCTCGGTGCCTGCGGGCTCGACGAAGGCGCGCCGCAGGCGCTTGACGAGCACGGCCTGCGCCGGCGGGAATAAGCGCTCGCCCTGGTAGTAGCCCAGCCGCCAGAGCCACGGCGGGCCATCGCTGGCGTGGTGGCGCAGGAGGTCGACGCGCTCGCCGAGGCGATCGAGCGCCTGCAGACTGTCGGTGACCTGGCGCGGATCGTCGGGCGTGATGATGCGCGAGCGTTGAGAGAGGTCGACCGTGCTGGAGATCAGCAGCCGGTTGTTGATGAAGGAGGTGATGGTACCGCCGAGGATCGCGACGGCGGCCAAGAGCGCGAGGCCGAGCGCTGCCAGCCGCACGCGGCCGCGCCGGATCAGCCCGGCGGCGGTCATCCCCGCCAGGTCCTTGTCGGGGAAGATCACCCGCGTGAAGACATCGTGGAGGAAGTAGCTCTTCTTCGTGCTCTCGGCCTGCAGCGCGCCGCCGCTCAGCTCGCGCAGGCCGAGGGCGCGCGTCAGCGCGGTGATCACGCGATCGATCGGGCGCCCCTCCTGCGTGCCGCTGCAGAAGTAGACGCCGCGCAGCCGTGGCGTCTCGTGATAGGGGTTGCGGACCAAGAGCTGGCCGACGAAGCTGACGAGCTGGTCGCGAGCGGCGCTGAGCTGCAGCGGAAACTGGAAGACGGCGGCGCGTTGCTGCGAGCGTGCGTGGGGCAGCCGCGCCAGACCGCGGCGCCGCAAGCGCTCCGCCAGCAGGTCGAACTCCGCGCGGAAGGAGCCCTCGACGTCGTCGAGCGCGCTCGGCGCCAGCGTGCAGCCGAGCACCTGCGCGCGCGAGGACTTGGTCAGATCGGCGAAGTACTCGACGAAGCCGGAGAGCAGGTCGCACTTGGTGAAGAGCACGTAGATCGGCAGCGCGAGCTGCAGCTCCTGCAGGACCTGGTCGATGCGACTGCGGACCTGGGTCGCCAGCTCCTCGAGCTGATCGGGCTTGGCCGTGATCACGTCGGCCACACTGACGGCGACGATCAGCCCATTGAGCGGGCGGCGACGCCGGTAGCGCCGCAAGAGCCGCAGGAAGCCGAGCCACTCGTCGAGGTCCTCGTCCTCGGAGGTGTAGCGCCCAGCGGTGTCGAGCAGGATCGCCTGGTCGGAGAACCACCAATCACAGTTGCGCGTGCCGCCGACGCCGCGCACGGCCTTGCGCTCACCCGGCGTGAAGGGGAAGTTCAGGCCGGAGCGCAGCAGCGCGGTGCTCTTGCCGGCCGCCGGCGGCCCGATGATCATGTACCAGGGCAGCGCGTAGAGCGCCGTCCCGCTGCCGCCGCCGCCGAGGCGTGATTTCTTCAGCGCGGCGACCGCGTCGTCGAAGGCCTGATTCAGGGCGCCGATCTCGGACTGGCGGTCGGGGCGGGCGCTCTGCTGATGCGCGCGTCCCTGCTCGGCGATCGCGCTCTCCAGCCCGCGGGCCGCGCGGCGGCGCTCGAAGAGGCGCCACACCAGATAGGCCAAGGGCGGCAGGAGCAGCGCAAAGATGATGACGAGGCGCCAGAGCACGCTGGTGATGCCGATCAGCGGCGCCAGCAGCCAGACCGCCGCGACGACCACGACCAGCAGCAGCTCGAAGAGCAGCACGCGCCAGATCATCTCAACCTCGCGCCAGGCGCTCGAGCAGCTCGACCGCATTCGAGCTGCTCCAGGTCACGATCACGTAGAGCACCACGGCCACCAGCAGGGCCAGCCCTACGCCCCCGAGCGCCAGCGGCAGCAGCAGGCGCTGACGATCACCGATCCCTTCGCGGGTCGCCGGCTCGCCGTGGGGCGAGAGCTTCTTGATGTTGCCGCGCACCACCTCGCGCGCCAGCTCCTCGATGAAGCGCTCGTGCTCGGTCGGGCTGCCCATGTGGTACTCGCCGCGATAGCCGAGCGCGAGACAGAGGTAGTAGATCTGGAGCGCCGCCGAGCCGCGACGCCGCAGCTCGGTGAGGCGGCTGAAGAAGCGCACGCCGGCGCGCGTCTCGCCGAAGAGCAGGGCCTGCAGCGGGTTCTGGCCCCAAGCCAGCTTCCCCGGCCAGTTCGAGTACTGAATCATCTCGTCGAGGAAGGCCGCCATCGCGAAGCGCGTATCCTCGAGATCCTGGACGGCGACGGCCGCCTCGGGCGCGCGGCTGTTGAGCGACTCGAAGAGCAGGAGCACGCGGCGCCGGAACGACTCGACGTCGGGGAACTCGACGTGGCCACCGGCGACCTGCAAGCCGAGCACGAGAAACTCGGTACATAGCCCGACGAGCGTCTCGCTGGCATCGTGCTGCTGCCCCGCGCCTCTGCTTGCGCTGTTCATTGCGCTCATCGCCGACGCAACTCCTTGACCACCTGCCCGCTCAGCCGCCGACCGCGATCAGCTCGAGCTGGACGCGGTCGGGACGCACGGGTTGGTAGATTGCCAGCGTGCCTGCCTGCGCCACCGCATCCCAGTAGCGCCCCTGTTTCTCCAGGCGCAGGTAGACCATGTGGGCGCGCACGGGCACGGCGGCCGGCGGCGCGAGATCGATGCGCACGGCCACGCCCGGCAGCGCGGCCTGGACGATGTGGGCGATCTGGTCGACGGAGCCGGCCTTGACGTAGCGCGGCACGTCGTCACGCAGCGTCTCCTCGGGCACGTCGCCGCCAGCGACCAGATAGAGCTGCGCCCGGCGCAGGAGCTGCGGATCATCGATCGCCGCGACGAAGAGGCCGGGCTGGGTCTGGTCGAGACGAAGGGTCGTGTAGCGGGCGGAGACCACCGAACCGAGCAGGCGCAGCACGCGCTCGAGCAGCGGATAGAGCGTGCCCGCGAGCGCCGCGTGATCATAGGGCGGAAGATCGAGCGGGTCGCTGGCGGCATCGAAGGTGGCGAGCTGACCGGCGAGCGTGGCCAGCGCCAGGTAGAGCGGCTCGGGATGGACCGGGCCGCTGGCATAGTGCATCAGCGTCGGCAAGGCGCCGTTGACGGTGTGCAGGTACCAGAAGGTCGCCAGGTCGGCGGCCCCGAACTCGACCATGGAGGCCGCTCTGCCGCCGTATTTGGTGACCAAATCCTTCTGCTTGGCGGCGAGCGCCGCGACCAACCGCTCGAGCCGGGCGCGCAGCGCCGGCGCCGGCCGCAAGCTCAAGCAGGGCGGTACGTAGAGGTCGCTCACCACCAACCGCCCAGAGTCGCCCGGCACCAGCTCGGCGAGCTTCAGCGTGACGAAGTTCTGCCGGTTGTCGTGGCCGAAGAGGAGCTGCACGTTGGGGCGCACATAGTCGATCTCGGTGTCGGCCGCCGTGCGATAGACATCGGCGAGGAGCTGGGCACCACTGAGGTAGCGCGTGCCCGAGGGCGCCTGCTCGGGGCTCGCGCCGCCGACGTCCTGGCTCGGCACCGCGAGGAAGACCTCGACGCCGCGCGCGACCCGCGCGTCGCCGGCCAGCGTGACCGCGAGACCCTTGAGCGGTTGGTCGCGATCGATTTCGACCAGGGCCCCGTCGGGTAGCACGGCCCGACAGCGGCTCAGGCGAAAGACGCCGCGCGCCAGCTCGTCGGGGTCGATCTCCAGCTCGCTGACGCCCCAGCCGTGAGTCGCCACCATCCCGAGCCGCGTGTCGACCAGGCGCTCGTGGTAGGCGTCCATCAGCTGCAGGTGCTGGGGCATGATGAACAGCCCCTCTTTCCACATCGGCTTGCGCATTAGGGCTCGCTCGCGGCAGGGACCGCCTCCGGCTCGTTGATCGTGAACCCCTGGAGCTGGGCGTGCACGATGGTGTGCAGCGCGTCCTTATCAGCGCAGCGGCGGCTCTGGGCACCGAGGTCCACGACGTGCTGCCAGCGCCGGTCGCTGCTCTCGCGGAAGACGGCCACCAGCGCGACGTAGGTCGCCTCGCGGTGACTCCTCAGCGGGAAGATCTCAAGCTTACCGGGATAAGCGGTGAACGAGACACTCTGCAGCAGCTCGCGCCCCAGGGCCTCCGAGGCCCGCTGCCAGACGGTCTCGAAGTCGAGTTGGTCGAAGACCTGCCGATCGCGCAGGAGCAGCACGCGAACCTCGACCGGCATCGACTGGCCGTCGGCGTTGGGGTTGAGCTGCTCGCTCGCCTGCAGAAAGATCTCGATCGGTGGCGGCTCGCACGCGCCACCGGGGCCACCACGAGCGCCGGCACCCTGGAGCTTGCCGAGCACCTCGTCGCCGGAGGGTGGTGTGGGGCGGCAGGACGCGCTGGCCGCCAGGAGCAGGAGCGGCAGCAAGGCGCAGGCACCCCGCGCGCCGCAGCCCCGCGACGGCAGTGCAAGGATCGCCGGGTGGCTCGCCGCAGGCATCACGCCTCCACCGTGAAGAGCAGGCGCACGGCGCCAACGGCGAACTCCTCGCCGGGCATCACCGTCTGCTGCCCGATTCGTTGTCCCTGATACCATACGCCTCCCTCAGCGCCGAGATCGGCGACGATGCAGCCCTTGTCCTTGCGCAGCACGACCGCGTGGCGTTCACCCACGCCCTCGCCGCGGATCACGAACGCATTACTCGGGTGGCAGCCGAGGGCGCAGGCGACGCCGTCGCGCAGCCCCAGCGAACGGCCCTGGTCGAGCCCCGTCAGCACCTCGAGGCGGGCGGCCGCGAGTTGGCGTTGCGGAAAGCGCGCCGCGAGCTTGAAGAGGAAGCGTCGCGCCCCGACGTTGAAGCTATCGCCGTCGTTGAGCGGCTGGGCGAGGACCTGGCCCTGTGCGCCGCGCAGCTCGACGCGGTAGCCGCGGCTATCGAGGCAAATGGTGCCCTCGAGTCCCGGCGCGTCCTCGGGCGGCAGCCTGAGCTCGGCGCCGGCCTCGGCGGCCAGCCGGAACCCATTGCCAACGACGATGGTCGGCATCGTCGGCTGATCGAGGGGCACGATCCACGCGCTGAAGTCGACATCGGTGATCTGCTCGACGGCCAACACGGCGGTCTTGCGGTCGAGCATCCGGCCGGGCTGCACGCCCTCGGCCGCCAGCGGCTGCACCGCCAGAAAGGGCGCCGCGCCGGCGGGCGCAGGCGCCGACGCGGGTAGCGGTGCCGCGGGCGCAGGGGCCGGCGCTGGCGCCGGCGCCATGAGGGGCGCGCCGTAACCGGGGACGGCCGCGGGCCGCGCGAGGGCGGGCGCGGGCGCTGCATGGGCGACGCGGCGCAGGTAGTCCTCGGGGTCGGGTAGGCGCAAGGCGGGCCCGTGACCCTGCTCGGCGAGGGGCGGCCCCGCGGAGCCGTCGGGATCGGGGAGCGGCAGGCGAAAGCCGCCAAAGGCGCCCTGCGACGACGGTGAGTGGAGCGACGGCGCGGGCAACGCCGCCTCGGCGGGGAAGGCCTCGGGCGCTGGGCGCTCGGCGGCGACCGGCGCCGCGGCGGGCGGCGCCAGCACCACCAGGCCACTATTCGGTGCGTGCGCCGGGGCGGAGCCCCAGGTCGGCGGCTGTGCCTGCGCCGCGCCGTATTCCGAGAGCGGGCTGGCCGCCGGAGCGAGCGGCCCAGCGGCCAGGGCGGCGCTCGCCGTCCGGCGCTCTACCGAGCGGTCACCCGCGGCGAAGAGCAGGTCGATGTTGCGCCGCGCCGCACCCGGGTCGAAGGCAGCGGGTGCCTGGCCCGGCAGCGGTCGGGCACGGCTTTGCTCCCGTGCGGCCATGCCGCGCGGGTCGAGAGGCTCAGCCGACGCTGCTGGCGCCTGCAGCGGGCCGAGGTCGACGGGCGCGGCGAAGCGGTGGCGCGACGCGCGCGACGCGTCCTCGTCGGCACCCACGCCGCCGCCGGCGAGCTCGTCCTCGTCACGCTCATCATCCTCGTCGTCGGCGTCGTCGCTGCGCGCCGCTGCCACGCGCTGCGGTAGGGCGCGCGCCGCGCGCCAGCGCAGCACCCACCAGGTCCCGACGGTGCCGCCGAGGAGCACGATGGCGATGATCGCGAAGACCAACCACGCCGCCCGCCGCCCGGGCGCCGCCTCGTCGACCATCGCGAAGGCCGCGAGCTCGGCGGAGACGATATTCGAGCCCTCGCCACCTTCCAGCTCGAGCTGGAAGTCGTGCAGCTTGCCGTCGAAGATCTTGGGCAAGCTGAAGCTCAGCACCTGCTGATTCAGCAGTTGATCACCGACCGCGTCGAAGGCCTGCACCACGCCGGCGGGATCCTTGGCCTCGCGGAAGGTGCCAGCGCCGGTGCGGCTGAGCTCGAAGAGGGTGCGCAGCCGCGCTGGCTCGAGCGGCGCGTAGCCGATGCTATGAACCG includes the following:
- the tssC gene encoding type VI secretion system contractile sheath large subunit; translation: MANQGKTEAQVTPPAAEAQAPSLLDSIVSEMKVRPAQEGYDEARSSVQALIGQLVGRRSAGERIDRKVIDVVIAEIDRRIGKQVDHILHHPDFQKIESAWRGLKLLVDRTDFRENIRISLLQATKQELLDDFEDATEIPTSGLYRQVYTAEYGQFGGKPYGAMVCNYQFGLGNSDITLLRHLAAVGAMAHAPVIAAASPTLFGAEEKDFSNLPYLKDLEGLFEAPQYTKWKGLRETEDARYLGLVMPRFLVRPPFKAEEGRVRTFAYDEDVSASHEHYMWSNAAFAFATRLADSFAKFRWCPNIIGPQAGGTVDDLPIHLYEAMGETKAKIPTEVLISERREYELSEQGLIALTMRKDSDNAAFFSANSLQKPKFFGTSEEAKAAELNYRLGTQLPYIFMITRVAHYIKVLQREHIGSWKTAGSLQEELSRWINQFVTDNIKLADRKPFNAASIEVEDVPGNAGWYKVGMKLSPHFKYMGANFTLSLVGKLDKN
- the tssB gene encoding type VI secretion system contractile sheath small subunit; this encodes MAGKEGSVAPKERINIVYRPETGGHQEDVELPFRFMVMGDFNGREDDTPIEERPAISIDKDNFDDVLAAQDVQVNASVPEVLTGEAAAGRELSVALSIKGMKDFSPDALCQQVPELRKLVDLRDALSVLKGPLSNIPGFRKRLEAVLDDPAQRSQLLAELGLGSGSDE
- a CDS encoding type VI secretion system ImpA family N-terminal domain-containing protein, with the translated sequence MTQAILERAARWCQPIRPDAFAGDAGRDDARFEQLNLEVAKLGSLHGEVCDWAAVLHCADALLRERTKDMSVLGALCVALLQREGLGGLMAGVCAYRQLAEEHLAELFPPPGRKRGRAGAFSWLTQRLTAALDPLPEAVAADHDALRQCAEDFERLDALVNGELGEMRAATGAIKGALAALVEQSAPAPAPPAPAPAPAPEAEPAPPPPPEAAPEPRLASEPALQAQPLSVPQPALPGRLLPERIEDADQAAALLELLHDGLALLGEYQLRQAPRRALGYQLALAASMLGVVPEGDRAAPSLSPRRLRELEQAAHEAAPAVVDELLLAVLADGGGLNPRAICLLAQALSALGTDHEAAAAEVAGHAAAAVLALGSLADLKPDEAAWLGARIAPILGLELATAPAASPAAEAAPPLTAAPPPGEGEAWLVAQVAAAREAAAGQGLAAGCHLLQESLDACGLKPDRFRVRLALAELCLAHQAADLGQPLLRGLLDELKQPALEWQPELLVAAATALLACNEQLVGRLGAEHADALRRESVELLALVARVDAEAACRLRPG
- the tagF gene encoding type VI secretion system-associated protein TagF; translation: MERADQMGAVSVGLFGKHPTAGDFLRHEAGSELVRGFDRWLSAALVAGDRLFEQWAAVYAGAPPVFFLYHGEGAARPARCLLGLFVPSADRAGRSFPLVIFAELELAALAAAHPTLPYHRFLHDALRLLARREQLAHDTLAEAVRGLQAPRPADLEAAQARHDHYLDRTDGALAMAAIFGAGALPRQRAALSLLEGVARAASASQARVRYGTRCPLGAAPINDAALWLAILQRVYSSPVVPLALWTDSTLMIHFDQLSPKSLAALWCPRWQDDAICDLATVAPADEGGPPGRQVLAGQPLRVLLERP
- the tssM gene encoding type VI secretion system membrane subunit TssM; protein product: MIWRVLLFELLLVVVVAAVWLLAPLIGITSVLWRLVIIFALLLPPLAYLVWRLFERRRAARGLESAIAEQGRAHQQSARPDRQSEIGALNQAFDDAVAALKKSRLGGGGSGTALYALPWYMIIGPPAAGKSTALLRSGLNFPFTPGERKAVRGVGGTRNCDWWFSDQAILLDTAGRYTSEDEDLDEWLGFLRLLRRYRRRRPLNGLIVAVSVADVITAKPDQLEELATQVRSRIDQVLQELQLALPIYVLFTKCDLLSGFVEYFADLTKSSRAQVLGCTLAPSALDDVEGSFRAEFDLLAERLRRRGLARLPHARSQQRAAVFQFPLQLSAARDQLVSFVGQLLVRNPYHETPRLRGVYFCSGTQEGRPIDRVITALTRALGLRELSGGALQAESTKKSYFLHDVFTRVIFPDKDLAGMTAAGLIRRGRVRLAALGLALLAAVAILGGTITSFINNRLLISSTVDLSQRSRIITPDDPRQVTDSLQALDRLGERVDLLRHHASDGPPWLWRLGYYQGERLFPPAQAVLVKRLRRAFVEPAGTELEATLVDVASAADAASKETPRDFDLLKAYLMVTDRKRLDLDFAVPVLLEQWRKRLHPDVASEGELLERNARRYLTSLAAGRAGWLDRDESVIRNTRQALRSRDAEYRRMVGQAAQRLQPLKLRELLRGRIQTVISAQYDVPGIYTRQGWSRFIRARLAQRAVVGGGVEPWVLGEEEGKDLTARLRQRYFEQYVAAWQRFLRGVSVQQPSTAADALRLLERLTDPPALYDDLFAAVVHNTELPLVDAPTASLRGASRLVRGRAGRALSSAQRLGLDKVAGRALAEADTPVSEAFRPLHELVVPGDGADGRAQVSGLRQYLEQLEAVREALAAELKQQSGGGAAQVPKVLEDAQRVTKGVLALLPGGLRRLVQDLFFAPLQMTDSTARAEQAGRSGRSFSNELCAGFSERLAGRYPFARSGRDALMQDVIEFFAPRGTVWSYYDAQLRERLPRRGDHFEPDADGTVPAPVVAFINRAWQVSRALFPFGSETPLLRFEVRPRPAILAAGAGYQISEIVLEVEGRAMTYRNGPPELWTLEWRGQGGRSRIVVRGGAGLREEISYDGDWSLPHLMGRAKVRREGGWYQAEWSFQQGKIRIPMDVRPSRSAHPLFGLLTLDCR
- a CDS encoding DotU family type IV/VI secretion system protein, producing MSAMNSASRGAGQQHDASETLVGLCTEFLVLGLQVAGGHVEFPDVESFRRRVLLLFESLNSRAPEAAVAVQDLEDTRFAMAAFLDEMIQYSNWPGKLAWGQNPLQALLFGETRAGVRFFSRLTELRRRGSAALQIYYLCLALGYRGEYHMGSPTEHERFIEELAREVVRGNIKKLSPHGEPATREGIGDRQRLLLPLALGGVGLALLVAVVLYVIVTWSSSNAVELLERLARG